aatagttaaaaaatattgttaaaattaatgttatatatttttttattttaaaaataattattttaaagatttctttaattttaacaatactttttaaaatattatagtCACTGTAACCATCAAAACATAGGCATATCAGAATAACCCAAATATATGTTAGCTAGCTAGATGTATATAGTCTCACTTTTTAAGCgcttataaaaataaataaataaataaaatgtaaGTTCAGTTGTTTATGCCGTAGATGGAGGTACATACCATGATTTGGGAAACAAGAAAAGGGAGTCGCAATCGCTTGAAAAAAAAGTGGCAGATTTGTGTGACGACAAAAATTATAAGCACTTGCAACTCAAACAATGGCAGAAAGGATTTCATCGGTTTCCTGCCATTTTTTTGGCCACCCCAAATGCCATCTGAAACAATCCTGGGTGGAGCTTTGAAGCAAACTCGGTAGGTGTTATTATCCAGTTGCTTAACATTGTCGAACAAATTCTCCTTTGCAAACTCTGCCATTCTAGCATGCAATGCAAATTTAAATTCCCACGATAGATATTAATTGGAATACAATTTCCTACAGCGAAATAAACTTTTCTGCAAAGAAGACACTACACGTACTTGAACATTGTgttttccccctttttttaaGGATTGAATTTGTTTATCTTATCATGATTTGTTAATGGTTTGTCACATAATGCTTTGGTGGAATTCATAAGGAACTAAAACTAATAATGTACTAAATTTTACACATGCCAACTTTGGAAACAATCATGCACTAATTTAAAGAGGTTGTTACTAACAAAGTATGCTTAGATTTAAACAAATTATTAGctattttatagttaaaataagttataactaataaaatttaaacaaattattagttattaaCTTATTGTATACGTATTTAAACAAATATTATTGGGTGAAATAGAGTAGGTTAaatgggtttttttttttttagaatgtTACATATCCGACTTTTGAATTTGACGACCCATTCATAATCCAATAAGAAATTAAATCCCTAGCTTCATATTGGCCCAAGGCCCAAAAATTTCTGACAGCTCAataatgaatttttaaatttagaatcACTGATGTTCTAACCACTTAAGAGATATAATAAGTCACCAACTTTATATAGTATAGAAAACATTTTAAGTGCACCAGGAGTATCGGTGTACCAATTATTTTAAccattaatttaaattataaaaaatatatataatattaatatatattaattaaaatcaacggttaaaataaTTGGTACATCGATACTCTCCAGCAGGGGCGGAGCTAGGCTAACTATTTAGGGGGGGCGgtgttataatttatattactatttctattgataaaattaaaatatatatatatatatatatatatatatatatatataatctcaaTCAAAATAAgacaataatatataaaaattactaCTTACAGTTTTGTATCATGAAAAGGCTATTCGAcgtttttttctattttcaaaatcatctaTAATTGAATTTGTGTCAAAAATAGCTGCtaattctttttctatatagATGACCAAATTGTCTGCAAGAAATTCATCAGCCATCTTACTTCGGAGTCTTGTCTTAACAATTTTCATTGCTGAAAAAGCTCTTTCTGTTGTTGCTGTAGACACTGGTAGAGTCAAAACAAGACGTATTAATCTATCAACCATGTGATAAGTTCTTGATTTTCCcgtttcttgcaacttgttgcACAATTCAGAAAGTGTACCAATGCCTTTCAAATGATTTGGTATATCATGCTGATAATGTTGCAACTGAGATTTCAAAATATTTAGCTCATTATAAGGAAAGTCAAGGGGATAAAACTTCTCTGCTAACTTGCTGATTTCTTCAATATTGAATGATTTGAAATTGTCCTTAGGATCCAAAGCACAACTCAAAGTCAAAAACTCTATTGTTTGCTCATTAAATCTACTATTCAACTCTTGTATTTGAGAGTCAATTGTTGCCAAGAATACATCTATTCGATAATGATGCTCAACTGTCACACTTGGTTGACGAGATCGACCTCTTCCAAAAACATATTGTGCACTCATATTAGGGACTTCAATTTcatgtttttcacaaaaatttttaacatttgCAAAAAAATTGCACCATCCACCATCTCTTAATTGTTGAAGAAGTAACTTTGATGTAGAAACAATATGCATTGCATTAAGAATATCTTGAGATTGTTGTTGCAGTGCTTGGCAAAGGACATTAGTGATTCCCATAATCTCTTTCATCAAGTGCAAAGTgaaaacaaattcaaatgacaataatattttactaacaCCATAAGCCTCACCTCTTTGTGCATAAGTTGTCCCGTCTTCAATGATATTATTGAGAACAATATTGGTAGCAGTAAACATTTTTACCAAACTGCAAATAGAATTAAAGTGAGAGCTCCATCGAGTATCCCCAGCTCTTTGTAAAGTGCTTATTTGATTCACACCTTTGCCTGTTTCTAATTCATTTTGAGCAACCAAGTTTGCATTTTCAATTGCTTGAGCTTCTTGTAATTGATCATGTCTTTTTGAAGAAGCACTAACAATAGTGACAATAGAGTTTAATTGAGTAAAAAATTCATGAATTTGAAGTACCTCTCTTGAAGCTGCCACCAATGCTAATTGTAACCTATGAGCAAAACAATGCACATAGTATGCTTGTGGAGAATCTTTAAGAAACAAAGCTTGCAAACCATTCCACTCACCCCGCATGTTGCTAGCACCATCATACCCTTGACCCCTAATATTTTCAACTTGGAGATTATAATGAGAAAGGACAGAAATCAATTCTTTCTTTAAAGTTGTTGCACAAGTATCAGTGACATGCACAAGATCAAAAAATCTCTCTTTAACAAAACCATCTAGAGTAACAAATCTCAAAACAATGGCCATTTGCTCCTTTTTAGATTCATCTCTAGCTTCATCAACAATAATACAAAATTTGGCATCTCCAATCTCTTCTCTAATTGAATTTCTCACCTTAGTAGCAAGAATATGTAGAATTTCTTTTGGACATCATTTGAAGTATACTTAGCATTTTTTGGAGCATTTTCCAAAACATTCTGTTTCACTCTTTCATTGTAAGAtcccaaaaattttaacatttccAAAAAGTTACCTCTGTTGCTTGAACTTTGGCTTTCATCATGTCCTCTGTATGCACAACCTTGAAATGTCAACCATCTAATGCAATCTATAGATGCTCCTAGTCGAATTCGATTCTTTTCAATCTCTTCTGATGTTTGCTTATGAAGAAGTCTGTCAATATGTTGTGATTGTTTCATCAAATCATCACATGATTTTAGCGCCTTATGATGGAATGAGTTAGGACCTTTGCCAATGTGATTCAAAAGAGCACATTCTTTTCCACTAtttactttcttccaattcctgAAACCATTCTCAATAAAAGCATTTGAACCCGTATTGATTGAAGGTtccttagcaaaaagaaagcacgGAAAACAATATATAGCATCATCTTCTATAGAATATTCTAACCAAGATGGGAACAATTTAAACCATGAAGCTTGAAAGCGACGATGACTTTTATCACCAGAAAATGGATAATTATCAAGAATTGGCTGATTTGGCCCAACTTTAATATAAGCCCGACGGATTTCATCTCTTTTATTTGGAGGAAACTTCCAAATCATTGGTCGCATTCCAGGATCTCTTTCCAAACGAAAAACATCCAGTTGATTTGGAAGAAGTCGTGGACGCTTTGAGCTATTCAATGAAGAACTTGAAGTAATGAAATTTGATGACCCCTCAAGTATTGGAGTAGTAATAGTAGAAgcatcttcattctcttgatcttttcttttaaaaaatgtatCAATGGTTTTGAACTTACTCATAATTCAAATGGCCAAATAAGTTcctataatttaaaatatatttagcaaaaagtataaattacagtctaaatctttataaaatataaaaattatatttcaatttaaaataaaatattaaaattcagAACAATAATACTAACATCTtagtataaataatataaaattgtaattaaatagttaactaataaaaaaaactaaatatacAAACTAACATATAATAACATAaacttaattaacaaataataataaattaactaattaagtaaataactaaatatataaaaaagaataaaaatagaacCTTTTTTGAGAAAGAGGAGTGAAAAATCACTTGTTAAactactctttttttttaatctgcaaaaaacaaaaaaaaaagagttaaaaagataaaattgtaaaaaataagaagattaaagagataaagaagaagaagaatagaaaaaattgttacctaaattttttgaaagccAAGGTgggaagagagggagaggaaGAGACCGGTTGTAtgttgaaaaatagaaaaaggggATTGGGGAACTGATTAGTGATTATACGTTGGGAAATAAAAAAGACATAAGGATTGGAAAATAGAAAAGGGATAGGGAATGGGCAGATGGGCTATTGGGCTGGGTTTTGTAGAAATTAAAAGTGAGAGGGGGAAggggattggaaaagataaaacaaaaaaagagggggctgagaaataaaaaaaggggatcagacttttttttttttttttgaataaaagcTAAAATTTTGGGGGGCCATTGCCCCCCTTTGTTTATACCTACCTGCGCCCCTGCTCTCCAGTGCacttgaaatattttttatagtataaaaaGAGTTTTAAGTGTATCAAAAcactaatattttaattattttaattattgattttaattaatatgcaACTTGAATATTTTTGgtacatttaaaattttttttatagtatataAAGAGAAACAGTCTACTCCTCCAAATACACACAATACATTTTTTCACTaactttttctttaaaataacTACTGACTTGGCTGTCAAAATGTCTTTGCATATCATCCCTCTATCAATCACACATTATAGTCCGAAGATAGGAGCAATCCTgtatcacaaaaaaaaaaaaaggctatCTTCAACATCTCAAGCAACTCACGAACAGGGTAACATAGATGGGGTAAGTGAAATGAATAATGTGccataaaaaattactaatataataaaatttcgTGTCATATATCTATGTATGAAAAGCCAGACATGGGTGAAGTGAGGATACAAAGGAAAATGTTAGCGGTGTAATAAGGTTGCTTAAACagaaaaattttcaataaaatttaatatccTGATTTCATAAAAATTTACTTAATGAACaagctaaaattaaaaattaacattactttatgataaaattaaaagtcATTATGATATTTATAAGATCTGTTGTaagaaataattataaattagaacttatatattaaaaattgaattaaataattaaataattaaataattatcaatTAGTTTAATAAGTTCAGTTATTATTTAaatgtaattttatttatttatcttctaATTTTAAACATTATAATACTAAGATTCACTTTTATGTTATAatatgtgttatttttattttggataattatttttaaaaaataattgaattatgGTATATTTTATGGTGATTACGGTGGctacaaaaaaatatatgttctcaaattaaaaaaataaagtgttgttaaataataaaaaagtgtgaccttaattttaattatattgtttTAGAATATTAGTATAATTACCATATTCATTATAAGTACcataaaattcactttttatgtGTATTTTATTGGTCCTTTATTCAAAATTGCTTAAACTTTTTATTACGTGTATCTTTTGCTTTGGAACTTCTAATGACTTAACTCCTAACACATCATGACTAATGCTAGTATCTAAGTGCTATTATTCGGCTTACTTTAGGGACTCTCTAGACTAGATA
This sequence is a window from Arachis stenosperma cultivar V10309 chromosome 10, arast.V10309.gnm1.PFL2, whole genome shotgun sequence. Protein-coding genes within it:
- the LOC130956692 gene encoding uncharacterized protein LOC130956692, whose translation is MAIVLRFVTLDGFVKERFFDLVHVTDTCATTLKKELISVLSHYNLQVENIRGQGYDGASNMRGEWNGLQALFLKDSPQAYYVHCFAHRLQLALVAASREVLQIHEFFTQLNSIVTIVSASSKRHDQLQEAQAIENANLVAQNELETGKGVNQISTLQRAGDTRWSSHFNSICSLVKMFTATNIVLNNIIEDGTTYAQRGEAYGVSKILLSFEFVFTLHLMKEIMGITNVLCQALQQQSQDILNAMHIVSTSKLLLQQLRDGGWCNFFANVKNFCEKHEIEVPNMSAQYVFGRGRSRQPSVTVEHHYRIDVFLATIDSQIQELNSRFNEQTIEFLTLSCALDPKDNFKSFNIEEISKLAEKFYPLDFPYNELNILKSQLQHYQHDIPNHLKGIGTLSELCNKLQETGKSRTYHMVDRLIRLVLTLPVSTATTERAFSAMKIVKTRLRSKMADEFLADNLVIYIEKELAAIFDTNSIIDDFENRKKRRIAFS
- the LOC130956694 gene encoding uncharacterized protein LOC130956694: MSKFKTIDTFFKRKDQENEDASTITTPILEGSSNFITSSSSLNSSKRPRLLPNQLDVFRLERDPGMRPMIWKFPPNKRDEIRRAYIKVGPNQPILDNYPFSGDKSHRRFQASWFKLFPSWLEYSIEDDAIYCFPCFLFAKEPSINTGSNAFIENGFRNWKKVNSGKECALLNHIGKGPNSFHHKALKSCDDLMKQSQHIDRLLHKQTSEEIEKNRIRLGASIDCIRWLTFQGCAYRGHDESQSSSNRGNFLEMLKFLGSYNERVKQNVLENAPKNAKYTSNDVQKKFYIFLLLR